The following proteins are encoded in a genomic region of Corylus avellana chromosome ca4, CavTom2PMs-1.0:
- the LOC132179596 gene encoding serine/threonine-protein kinase PBL34-like has translation MGLGAENGKVGTWEEGKSKGGKKKKEVGEVGEQEIGCWVRLRFLGSCISSRSKVDSSVSGITTHYAESKSTNDTSRDQPAAPIVSSSTTSNAESNSSTSKLEEELKVASRLRKFSFNDLKLATRNFRPESLLGEGGFGCVFKGWIEENGTAPVKPGTGLTVAVKTLNHDGLQGHKEWLAEVNFLGDLVHPNLVKLIGYCIEDDQRLLVYEFMPRGSLENHLFRRSLPLPWSIRMKIALGAAKGLAFLHEEAERPVIYRDFKTSNILLDADYNAKLSDFGLAKDGPEGDKTHVSTRVMGTYGYAAPEYVMTGHLTSRSDVYSFGVVLLEMLTGRRSMDKNRPNGEHNLVEWARPHLGERRRFYRLIDPRLEGHFSIKGAQKAAQLAAHCLSRDPKARPLMSEVVEALKPLPNLKDMASSSYYFQTMQGDRVGSSPNARNGIRTQGGSFSRNGQQHRSLSINGSYASPYHHQFPHPSPKPNGKP, from the exons ATGGGATTGGGTGCCGAGAATGGAAAGGTGGGGACTTGGGAAGAGGGCAAATCAAAGggtgggaagaagaagaaggaggtgGGAGAAGTGGGAGAGCAAGAGATTGGGTGTTGGGTTAGGCTGAGGTTCCTTGGAAGCTGCATTTCTTCAAGATCCAAAGTTGATAGCTCAGTTAGTGGCATCACTACTCATTATG CTGAAAGTAAATCAACAAATGATACAAGCAGAGACCAACCTGCAGCTCCAATAGTCTCATCTTCAACCACTAGTAATGCAGAAAGTAATTCATCCACTTCCAAACTGGAAGAGGAGCTTAAAGTTGCTTCTCGTCTACGGAAATTCTCATTTAATGATCTTAAGTTGGCAACAAGAAATTTTAGACCTGAGAGTCTTCTTGGTGAAGGTGGTTTTGGTTGTGTATTCAAGGGGTGGATTGAAGAAAATGGAACTGCTCCTGTGAAACCTGGCACGGGGCTTACTGTTGCTGTTAAAACCCTGAATCATGATGGGCTTCAGGGTCATAAAGAATGGCTG GCGGAAGTAAATTTTCTCGGGGATCTTGTTCATCCTAACCTGGTCAAACTAATTGGTTACTGCATTGAAGATGATCAGAGACTGCTAGTATATGAGTTCATGCCTCGAGGGAGCTTGGAGAATCATCTGTTTAGAA GGTCCCTGCCTCTTCCATGGTCCATTAGAATGAAAATTGCACTAGGTGCCGCAAAGGGTCTTGCTTTTCTTCATGAGGAAGCAGAAAGGCCAGTTATATATCGTGATTTTAAAACCTCCAACATCCTATTAGATGCA GACTACAATGCAAAGCTTTCTGATTTCGGACTTGCCAAAGATGGTCCTGAGGGTGACAAAACCCATGTTTCTACCCGTGTGATGGGAACCTACGGTTATGCTGCCCCGGAATATGTCATGACAG GACATCTTACTTCAAGGAGTGATGTCTACAGTTTTGGTGTGGTTCTACTTGAAATGCTTACTGGCAGAAGATCTATGGACAAAAACCGACCTAATGGCGAACATAACCTGGTTGAATGGGCTCGGCCGCATCtaggagagagaagaagatTCTACCGGTTGATAGACCCTCGGCTTGAAGGTCACTTTTCAATTAAAGGAGCCCAGAAAGCCGCACAACTGGCTGCCCACTGCCTTAGTCGGGATCCAAAAGCGAGGCCCCTAATGAGTGAAGTAGTTGAAGCCTTAAAACCTCTGCCAAACCTTAAAGACATGGCTAGCTCATCATATTATTTCCAGACCATGCAAGGTGACCGCGTTGGGTCTAGCCCAAATGCTAGAAACGGCATACGAACACAGGGAGGATCATTTTCAAGGAATGGGCAGCAGCACAGGAGCCTTTCCATAAATGGTTCCTATGCTTCTCCATATCATCATCAGTTCCCTCATCCATCACCCAAACCCAATGGTAAACCATAG
- the LOC132177835 gene encoding uncharacterized protein LOC132177835, with the protein MNFLLRPAQNAAAEQPSTNESPADTHYKSKPAATLEGLIAEDPYPRYSAVDDRNGGTVGGGGENGSVGDPHGKNESSTVVKHSDVSEEEGCITIPYKELPNSWNDAPDINSLRSIDRSFVFPGEQVHILACLSAYKQDTEIITPFKVAAVMSKNGIGQSPKKQNGNIEDGTNSVAGEGQSPDGQDIDKNGEKLSEEKIDPVENVSASESLLRMEDHRRQTETLLQRFENSHFFVRIADSGDSLWSKKSSHKKSSESLEMNGQDSTANGTQKTAQSIPHFNAVIDRGNFDANVSGGVARNCIKCCSLSNGDIAVLLQVNVGVDFLRDPVIEILQFEKYQDRNLSSESQDNSVCASQDPCGELLKWLLPLDNTVPPPRPLSPPPLSSASGIGNSSQKSTFSSSSGSQLFSFGHFRSYSMSSLPQNTAPSPGPAKAASAKPSFDVEEWDQFSSQKPSKSQKVGSEELLSFRGVALERERFSVRCGLEGIYIPGKRWRRKLEIIQPVEIHSFAADCNTDDLICVQVKNISPAHTPDIVVYIDAITIVFEEALKDGPPSSLPIACIEAGNEHSLPNLALRRGEEHSFILKPATSMLKNLKAHGERSSQLSQLSSGNVASSLRLLSKTVEGKRIASTADQYAIMVSCRCNYTESRLFFKQPTKWRPRISRDLMISVASEMSGQSASPNGVSQLPVQVLTLQASNLTSEALTLTVLAPASFISVPSVVSLNSSPTTPMSPFAGFSELTSRVGDRRGSAMQRLGSAPFLSDNQKKNGDVGARSVSFNGQASPSSDVVPSTGLGCTHLWLQSRVPLGSVPSQSTATIKLELLPLTDGIITLDTLQIDVKEKGLAYVPEHSLKINATSSISTVIV; encoded by the exons ATGAATTTTCTGCTGCGGCCTGCTCAAAATGCAGCTGCAGAACAGCCATCTACAAATGAATCTCCTGCAGATACACATTATAAGTCAAAACCTGCAGCAACTTTGGAGGGTCTTATAGCTGAAGATCCATATCCACGGTATTCCGCAGTTGATGATCGCAATGGAGGGACTGTTGGAGGTGGAGGTGAAAATGGCAGTGTTGGAGATCCACATGGAAAAAATGAGTCCTCTACTGTAGTGAAGCACTCCGATGTCTCTGAAGAAGAAGGATGTATTACCATTCCATATA AGGAACTACCTAACAGTTGGAATGATGCACCAGATATTAATTCATTACGCTCAATTGACCGTTCCTTTGTTTTCCctg GTGAACAAGTTCATATCTTGGCATGCTTGTCAGCGTATAAGCAGGATACCGAAATTATTACTCCATTTAAAGTTGCTGCAGTAATGAGTAAGAATGGCATTGGGCAGAGCCCCAAGAAACAAAATGGAAACATAGAAGATGGAACAAATTCAGTGGCTGGAGAAGGCCAAAGTCCTGATGGTCAAGATATTGATAAGAATGGTGAAAAGCTATCAGAAGAAAAGATTGATCCTGTAGAGAATGTTTCTGCTAGTGAATCCCTTCTAAGAATGGAAGATCACAGGAGACAGACAGAGACATTGTTGCAAAGGTTTGAGAACTCCCATTTTTTTGTTAGGATTGCAGATTCAGGTGATTCACTGTGGTCAAAAAAAAGTTCTCACAAGAAATCTTCAGAATCTTTGGAGATGAATGGTCAAGATTCTACAGCTAATGGAACCCAAAAAACTGCACAAAGCATCCCTCATTTTAATGCAGTTATCGATAGAGGAAATTTTGATGCCAATGTTTCTGGTGGAGTGGCAAGAAATTGTATTAAGTGTTGCTCTCTTTCTAATGGAGACATAGCG GTGCTTTTACAGGTGAATGTTGGTGTTGATTTTTTGAGAGACCCTGTCATTGAAattcttcaatttgagaaatatcAGGACAGAAATTTGTCTTCTGAAAGCCAGGACAACTCTGTTTGTGCAAGTCAGGATCCATGTGGAGAACTGTTAAAATGGTTGCTTCCCTTAGATAACACTGTCCCTCCACCTCGTCCTTTATCTCCCCCTCCTCTAAGTTCCGCTTCAGGAATTGGTAACTCATCTCAAAAGTCaactttttcttcctcttctggctctcaactcttttcttttggccattttagaAGTTACTCCATGTCATCACTACCTCAAAATACTGCACCAAGTCCTGGACCTGCTAAAGCTGCCAGTGCTAAGCCAAGCTTTGACGTTGAAGAATGGGATCAGTTCTCATCTCAGAAGCCTTCAAAGAGTCAAAAGGTTGGAAGTGAAGAGCTCTTATCTTTCCGAGGTGTGGCTTTGGAGCGAGAACGTTTTTCTGTTCGTTGTGGATTAGAAGGCATCTATATACCAGGTAAAAGGTGGAGGAGAAAACTTGAAATTATTCAACCTGTAGAAATCCATTCGTTTGCTGCTGACTGCAATACAGATGACCTTATATGTGTTCAAGTAAAG AACATATCTCCAGCACATACACCTGATATTGTGGTATACATAGATGCTATAACAATTGTTTTTGAGGAGGCTTTGAAAGATGGACCACCCTCATCATTACCAATTGCATGTATTGAAGCTGGAAATGAACACAGTTTGCCGAACCTAGCCCTCAG GAGGGGCGAAGAGCACTCTTTTATTCTTAAACCTGCAACTTCTATGTTGAAGAATCTCAAGGCTCATGGTGAAAGAAGCTCACAGTTGTCACAACTATCATCTGGAAATGTAGCATCAAGTTTGCGCCTTCTCTCCAAAACTGTTGAAGGGAAGAGGATTGCTTCGACTGCTGATCAGTATGCAATTATGGTGTCATGTCGGTGCAACTACACTG AGTCAAGGTTGTTTTTCAAGCAGCCAACAAAATGGCGACCCCGTATCTCAAGGGATCTTATGATCTCTGTTGCATCTGAAATGTCAGGACAATCTGCCAGCCCCAATGGAGTCTCCCAGCTTCCTGTTCAG GTCCTAACTCTTCAGGCTTCAAACTTGACATCTGAAGCTCTTACTTTGACAGTTCTTGCTCCAGCCTCATTTATTTCTGTTCCTTCTGTGGTGTCATTAAATTCCTCACCAACAACACCAATGAGTCCATTTGCTGGGTTTTCTGAGCTAACAAGTAGGGTTGGTGACAGACGTGGTAGTGCTATGCAAAGGCTGGGCTCAGCGCCTTTTCTATCAGATAATCAGAAAAAGAATGGTGATGTTGGAGCTCGGTCAGTTTCCTTTAATGGGCAGGCTTCTCCTTCATCTGATGTTGTTCCAAGTACTGGTCTGGGTTGTACGCATCTGTGGCTGCAGAGTAGAGTTCCATTAGG ATCTGTTCCATCTCAATCTACGGCAACCATCAAGCTTGAGCTGCTTCCATTGACTGATGGCATAATTACATTGGACACGTTACAAATTGATGTCAAGGAGAAAG GTCTTGCCTATGTCCCTGAGCACTCGCTGAAGATCAATGCAACTTCCAGCATTTCCACAGTGATTGTTTAG